In a single window of the Octopus sinensis linkage group LG1, ASM634580v1, whole genome shotgun sequence genome:
- the LOC115218362 gene encoding calcium-dependent protein kinase 2, which translates to MPGFGDCDKTGDGLCLDEFVNYLEREHHVKISKDIARDVFQKIDGRKVDDDRITWAEWEEFQNTTPFTQVKKEDLMKAFDDADKDGSGKLNSCEMLQKLKSKGYDRQDVTDIIKNIDLDNDSEINRNEWEKVVDEMIAKAN; encoded by the exons ATGCCTGGATTTGGAGATTGTGACAAAACAGGAGACGGACTGTGTTTGGATGAATTTGTAAACTATTTGGAAAGAGAACATCATGTGAAGATTTCAAAAGATATAGCCAGA GATGTTTTTCAGAAAATCGACGGCAGGAAAGTCGATGACGACCGTATTACATGGGCGGAATGGGAAGAATTTCAAAATACAACACCTTTTAC tCAAGTGAAAAAGGAGGATCTTATGAAGGCGTTTGATGACGCAGACAAGGATGGAAGCGGAAAACTCAATTCTTGtgaaatgttgcaaaaattaaaaagtaagggATATGATCGCCAAGATGTAACAGACatcattaaaaatattgatttagatAATGATTCTGAAATAAATAGGAATGAGTGGGAGAAAGTAGTTGACGAGATGATTGCTAAAGCTAATTAA